A part of Miscanthus floridulus cultivar M001 chromosome 6, ASM1932011v1, whole genome shotgun sequence genomic DNA contains:
- the LOC136457593 gene encoding uncharacterized protein produces MAWLTSGGGPLWRGSPPAAAPYGAAPLRRRPPTAWLTSDDGAPSISPPPGAKLGPIPAAAAHPIPSASVLSAPEQRVAPGSQSVGLGGYAFPVALLTPIHRIHRPPALLRDAAKNQIAGAPNCFQSLVFGFKKTAATLRQGDKYKDQNHDAIDVFFEGLPLYSKKIQSYALLSRMLL; encoded by the exons ATGGCGTGGCTCACCTCCGGCGGTGGCCCCCTATGGCGTGGCTCCCCTCCGGCGGCGGCCCCCTATGGCGCAGCTCCCCTCCGGCGGAGGCCCCCTACGGCGTGGCTCACCTCCGATGATGGCGCCCCCTCCATCTCCCCTCCACCAGGTGCGAAACTTGGGCCtatcccggcggcggcggcacaccCCATCCCTTCGGCGTCCGTCCTGTCCGCTCCCGAACAACGCGTCGCGCCGGGCTCGCAATCCGTCGGGCTGGGTGGCTACGCCTTCCCGGTTGCGCTGCTCACCCCCATTCATCGCATTCACCGACCCCCGGCGCTCCTCAGAGATGCAGCCAAGAATCAG ATAGCAGGAGCACCGAATTGTTTTCAGTCCCTGGTTTTTGGTTTTAAGAAAACAGCAGCAACACTTCGACAAG GAGACAAGTACAAAGACCAGAACCATGATGCAATAGatgttttttttgaaggattGCCACTATATAGCAAAAAAATTCAATCCTATGCACTTCTGTCTAGAATGCTATTGTAA